The following is a genomic window from Zerene cesonia ecotype Mississippi chromosome 25, Zerene_cesonia_1.1, whole genome shotgun sequence.
atttgtgtactaattttatgtattatcagATGAAATTAACAATgggatttaattttatttgtttaggaGGGTGACTTCTCAAATGCGGCGATTTCTTCAAACAACTTCGTTTATACTATTGCTATATGTgtgatatttatgtatatttaactgttatattataaaaaatttggcTTTTTGTGTGATGTGTAGAAAGAGCTGTTTGCTGTGTAGAGAAAATTTAGCGAAATATTTTTCGACgtcattttaatatgtacctataataTACAGGTTTTATAGTCATTGTGATAAGTCCTTAAGaactgtatttgttttttcccTATctgttatttctatataacatCTCTAACTAACAACTTGACTGTTTCATCGTGTCATCATTGGCAACTTTATTACTTAAGTTACTTTTAAGttcaagtatattttataataagtttaaaacgtttaacttatctgtgatatttaattaattattgtaaatattaacacaataataagtacaatttgtgaattaaatgataattgaaaaaacaaacattgttttattttaataatcgtCGAAAGTCGAAATcgtcaaataatttatattgatttttgaaaaataatgaatgcatAGGAATGgtctcattttataaaatcgtaaacattgtaaaatgtcaatgctataaatctaaaaattaaatttaacaaaggccgcgttccatcgatactatattgtaattattaaaataatgtttcagtattggttgtgatggttcttaatcatatAGGTTTAATGGGGTATGGGTCAGATGATATGTAACATTtcattgatcgattttcttaatgAACAAGATCatccttctgtgtcctgccacaCTGAGAATTTTTTGagaacccaggacctctcggttctacgctcactcGTTAATCACTACCAACGAGGCGGTCGACACAATATGtacgtatgtttatttaacaactaAATTTATGCAGATAGGTaagtactaaataaaataaacatgtttcttgttcaatttattgtgaaaatcaaaaacaagactattatttactaacgttatttactaacaataaataatgcatacattaattcatatttcgtACACGAAAGTGTTCCACAAGTTAAATGAATAGGCAGGTTCTCAAATAAGTACTTCCTATTAAAATGGTCGCTGACGTCCACAGACAGGAAGCGACCACTACAGTTTCTAAAATAAGACAAATTTAAGCAAACACCTATCAAATCAAATCCACGGATCTATttagtaacaaatacaaaaacaaattgattgtTGAATAAGGAACGATACATAACAAAGAtagttcaaaaaaaaatcaaacaataaactgcgaaattataaaaactttttcaaaaaaaaatctagaacAAGATTTATACACCACACACAACAGAGAAACAGTAATTCTTAAACAGCAATGGCATCTCGTCGTCAGTTATAAAATTCCTATCAGGTCTGATACTAGCAAAGTTATTGTGCTTCGGCTGAGCTAGAACATCGAAGGTACAGCATCCTTGGATCCTGGATAGGTCTCTAGATAGCTCCTCCTGGCTGTAAGCTGTGATGAGGAACggagtttttaattttgcgaTGCATTTGAGCGTGGCTGGCCAAGGGTCTTTACCGTCATATATTGACGATCTTTCAATGCTCGGGTTGAATGCGCACactgaaacaaaacaatataactaaaaaacacgctttaatgataaataacttAACTGTCTCTCTTATAGCGAGTATCAGTTGGGAAATCgattaatcctggcgatcatAATCAGGATAAAGAGATAACTTGTTGAAATTATTGCatcgtcaccgatccttgatatgtacctatacaatgtttgatttaaatctgcccatttaaagtgggtcaaaatttattctatatgaGTTGATTACCTACCAAAAATAcagtgaaaaatttataaaagcatgttaACAATATATACCGATTTATATTGACTATGtgctcgccccggctccgccttttacgtttttttttttattgttaagttttgaaattatgtatatctatGCGAAGACAAATCCGAGAAGCAAAAACTGATGAAAATAAGTTCAgccgtttttaatttatattaagttgtGTCAAATCACAAGTTTCTTTGTACATGTAAGGTACAAAACACAGAAGCACgctgctatttcacgccggtcttctatgggggtgtggtgCGTCCCTGATACAAGCTGGCCCAATAaagtgcaataaataaataaaatcactttACCAAAATCAGGAAGGATGAAATCTTCACTAGTGTAATAATCTAAATACGACTTCTTGTCTTCAAAATTGAATAGGAGACGACGATTGCTGGTGCGGCATTGTTCACATAACCTAAAAGgacatatgtattattttttgtatcctAGATTAAATCTTAGTACCCATATTAAAGCACATtatcaaactaatattataaatgtgaaagtttgattgtttggttgtttgttCCTTCTAATTACATCTCTATAACAAATCCTTGTAACTCATTAGCCtagcagcttcgcccgtggtacatatatttatcattttgtgTAGTTGCAGCTtcctaatggtgaaataatttttgaaatcagtccagtggTGTttacgtgaaaacgttacaaacatacaaatatacgaaacttatatccaaataaattaaatacgtttttatggctctataaatgggctatctatcactgaaataatttttcgaatCAGACCagtggttcctgagattagcacgttcaaccaaagaaacaaactcttcagccttataatattaataattaaaactatagatTAGTGTAGAAAAAAACTCGTACTTAGCATTCCTCAAAAGATCCAGTGGCAAATTCGATGGGTTGAGGTTTGGGCTTATCAAAACTACCCGCAGATCTTTTACATCGGGTCGCAGATGTAGAAAGAATCTCTCCCATTTAATTAACACGTCCGCCACGTACTGCAACTCTGTCCCCAATATGTGTATGGAAAATTTGGTCCTCTGAAATGGTTTTAATAtgtactaactgcgccccgcggtttcacccgcgtaagtccatgtcccgtaggaatatcNNNNNNNNNNNNNNNNNNNNNNNNNNNNNNNNNNNNNNNNNNNNNNNNNNNNNNNNNNNNNNNNNNNNNNNNNNNNNNNNNNNNNNNNNNNNNNNNNNNNNNNNNNNNNNNNNNNNNNNNNNNNNNNNNNNNNNNNNNNNNNNNNNNNNNNNNNNNNNNNNNNNNNNNNNNNNNNNNNNNNNNNNNNNNNNNNNNNNNNNNNNNNNNNNNNNNNNNNNNNNNNNNNNNNNNNNNNNNNNNNNNNNNNNNNNNNNNNNNNNNNNNNNNNNNNNNNNNNNNNNNNNNNNNNNNNNNNNNNNNNNNNNNNNNNNNNNNNNNNNNNNNNNNNNNNNNNNNNNNNNNNNNNNNNNNNNNNNNNNNNNNNNNNNNNNNNNNNNNNNNNNNNNNNNNNNNNNNNNNNNNNNNNNNNNNNNNNNNNNNNNNNNNNNNNNNNNNNNNNNNNNNNNNNNNNNNNNNNNNNNNNNNNNNNNNNNNNNNNNNNNNNNNNNNNNNNNNNNNNNNNNNNNNNNNNNNNNNNNNNNNNNNNNNNNNNNNNNNNNNNNNNNNNNNNNNNNNNNNNNNNNNNN
Proteins encoded in this region:
- the LOC119836629 gene encoding uncharacterized protein LOC119836629 codes for the protein MKFLLFLILARYAVRCDDESNYYVIELPEDVPRDYKKPFRVYWNVPTMQCKSKRIPFDNLHEKYGIIQNKDDSFLGESIAILYDPGLFPALFKNESSGKFKFRNGGVPQEGALELHLDAFKSAVSQSIPDPDFNAKQSQAASLYILKPFQRTKFSIHILGTELQYVADVLIKWERFFLHLRPDVKDLRVVLISPNLNPSNLPLDLLRNAKLCEQCRTSNRRLLFNFEDKKSYLDYYTSEDFILPDFVCAFNPSIERSSIYDGKDPWPATLKCIAKLKTPFLITAYSQEELSRDLSRIQGCCTFDVLAQPKHNNFASIRPDRNFITDDEMPLLFKNYCFSVVCGV